One window of Desulfovibrio subterraneus genomic DNA carries:
- a CDS encoding heme exporter protein CcmB — MLKYAATIAAKDLRLVLARGTGLIQALLLGLLLIFVFSLSQQVGEVMAPQAAASIFWLASAFCQVLIFNTLFSIEEQNGARFGLLLSPMPVQSVWLGKALAGLILLLCAQLVFVPATIVFLGQSVSEHWATGLAVLLLTDIGVVMLGSLLGALSQGQAARESLLSIILFPLLIPVLLAGIRIGAAAFSGDIPEGASNWLGLAAAFDALFGATGLLLFGFVYSGEE; from the coding sequence ATGCTGAAATATGCCGCTACAATAGCTGCAAAAGATCTGCGCCTTGTTCTGGCCCGCGGCACGGGGCTGATTCAGGCCCTGCTGCTCGGTCTGCTGCTCATATTCGTGTTCAGCCTGTCTCAGCAGGTTGGTGAAGTCATGGCACCACAGGCGGCCGCCTCCATTTTCTGGCTGGCCTCTGCCTTCTGTCAGGTGCTCATCTTCAACACGCTGTTCAGTATTGAGGAACAGAACGGGGCGCGCTTCGGCCTGCTGCTTTCGCCCATGCCGGTGCAATCCGTCTGGCTGGGCAAGGCCCTTGCAGGCTTGATTCTGCTGCTCTGCGCCCAGCTGGTTTTCGTCCCGGCTACCATCGTGTTTCTCGGGCAGAGTGTTTCTGAGCACTGGGCCACCGGACTTGCCGTTCTTCTGCTCACGGACATAGGCGTGGTCATGCTCGGCTCGCTGCTCGGTGCGCTGTCGCAGGGGCAGGCTGCCAGGGAATCCCTGCTGTCGATCATTCTCTTTCCGCTGCTCATACCGGTTCTGCTGGCGGGCATCCGCATCGGAGCCGCTGCCTTTTCCGGCGATATTCCGGAAGGTGCAAGCAACTGGCTGGGCCTTGCCGCAGCCTTTGACGCCCTGTTCGGCGCCACCGGTCTGCTGCTCTTCGGCTTTGTGTATAGCGGTGAAGAATGA
- a CDS encoding tetratricopeptide repeat protein has protein sequence MATNIALTALNGGKKLVLGLIGLSLCAILVASFAYRTSHPNLTEPGRQQAAQAMPAGGGAESGTDELTHLMALMKEDPNNVGVLKQLTDFFIRQQDWNRAGFFVQKAQVVAPSDPQVLYMHGIILFNEQKPAEAVEVFESLIALEDDASARYNLGIIYKHFLKQPDKAKPHFEALLANPKADAELKQRAQTELDTEHK, from the coding sequence ATGGCAACTAATATTGCACTCACCGCTCTCAACGGCGGCAAGAAGCTCGTTCTCGGTCTCATCGGCCTCAGCCTGTGTGCCATTCTTGTCGCGTCGTTCGCATATCGCACTTCGCATCCCAACCTGACCGAACCGGGCAGACAGCAAGCTGCGCAAGCCATGCCTGCCGGTGGCGGCGCCGAAAGCGGAACAGACGAACTCACGCACCTGATGGCGCTGATGAAGGAAGACCCCAATAACGTAGGTGTGCTCAAGCAGCTCACCGACTTCTTCATCCGCCAGCAAGACTGGAACCGCGCCGGTTTCTTTGTGCAGAAGGCACAGGTAGTGGCACCTTCCGATCCGCAGGTGCTGTACATGCACGGCATCATCCTCTTCAATGAACAGAAGCCCGCAGAAGCCGTGGAAGTGTTCGAGAGCCTCATTGCGCTGGAAGACGATGCCTCTGCCCGCTACAATCTCGGCATCATCTACAAACATTTCCTCAAGCAGCCCGACAAGGCGAAACCTCATTTCGAGGCTCTGCTTGCCAACCCCAAGGCCGACGCCGAACTCAAGCAGCGCGCACAGACCGAGCTTGACACTGAACACAAATAA
- a CDS encoding CNNM domain-containing protein: protein MLELTLAVAFAVLISASCSVTEAVLYSIPWSYIERLRNDGRRSGEILYRLRQRIEEPITAVLTLNTVANTAGAAVAGAAFADVFGPQYMAVFAAAFTVAILIFSEVIPKTLGVSYARPLAPVIARPLAFLVWSLKPVIIVGGALTRMLTPEKSSPHTTEDDIRAVVSLSRRSGSIKPYEETSIRNILSLDHKRVEDIMTPRTVTFSLPADMTVQQAREQGDFWHYSRIPVYDEHNEDMVGLVLRRAILEEIAADRDETKLAEIMRPVHFVLESVTLDKLLLNFLEVRMHLFVVLDEYGGLSGVVALEDVLEEILGKEIVDETDRVEDLRQLARRKRSQLTKSGA, encoded by the coding sequence ATGCTTGAACTCACTCTCGCCGTTGCATTTGCCGTTCTCATATCTGCATCCTGTTCCGTGACCGAGGCAGTTCTCTATTCCATCCCCTGGAGCTACATAGAACGCCTGCGTAACGACGGCAGGCGGTCCGGTGAAATTCTCTACCGGCTGAGACAGCGTATAGAAGAACCCATCACGGCTGTTCTTACCCTGAACACAGTGGCCAACACCGCAGGCGCCGCCGTGGCCGGTGCCGCGTTTGCCGACGTGTTCGGCCCCCAGTACATGGCCGTTTTCGCCGCGGCCTTCACTGTCGCCATTCTCATTTTTTCCGAAGTCATCCCCAAGACTCTGGGCGTTTCCTATGCCCGTCCGCTGGCGCCCGTCATCGCCCGCCCGCTGGCCTTTCTGGTCTGGAGCCTCAAGCCGGTCATCATTGTCGGCGGTGCGCTGACCCGCATGCTCACCCCTGAAAAGAGCAGCCCGCACACCACGGAAGACGACATACGCGCCGTTGTGAGCCTTTCCCGCCGTTCCGGCTCCATCAAACCGTATGAAGAAACCTCCATCCGCAACATCCTCTCACTTGACCATAAGCGGGTGGAAGACATCATGACCCCCCGCACAGTCACCTTTTCGCTGCCCGCAGACATGACAGTGCAGCAGGCCCGCGAACAAGGCGACTTCTGGCACTACAGCCGCATCCCGGTATACGACGAACACAACGAAGACATGGTGGGCCTTGTGCTGCGCCGTGCGATTCTGGAAGAAATAGCCGCCGACCGCGACGAAACCAAACTCGCCGAGATCATGCGCCCCGTGCACTTTGTTCTGGAATCCGTAACGCTGGACAAGCTGCTCCTCAACTTTCTCGAAGTACGCATGCACCTTTTCGTGGTTCTGGACGAATACGGCGGCCTTTCCGGCGTGGTAGCGCTGGAGGACGTGCTTGAAGAGATTCTGGGCAAGGAAATTGTGGATGAGACAGACCGCGTGGAAGACCTGCGCCAGCTTGCGCGCCGCAAACGGAGCCAGCTGACGAAATCCGGCGCCTGA
- a CDS encoding CcmD family protein has translation MENSTWLLMANIAIWLGLGGYIGLLAANQKQIEKRIRQMELLADSGTESHNGN, from the coding sequence ATGGAAAATTCAACCTGGCTTCTCATGGCCAACATCGCCATCTGGCTCGGCTTGGGCGGCTACATAGGCCTTCTGGCAGCAAACCAGAAGCAGATTGAAAAACGTATCCGCCAGATGGAACTGCTGGCAGATTCCGGAACGGAGTCCCATAATGGCAACTAA
- a CDS encoding cytochrome c biogenesis protein, whose protein sequence is MRENWITFTSLAAGIAFAICQYLIFIYAPVEQTMGIVQKIFYFHLPLAWWSLFSFAVVFVASIMYLKKRTWFWDNLAGACAEIGVLFSGLALATGMVWGKHSWGVWWTWDPRLTTTLIMWFVYAGYLILRSMALSRERRAVVCAVLGIAAFVDVPLVFLSARLWRSIHPAVFASKGGGLEPEMKLTVIACVLTFGLFWLALTAVRTRQSAMTDRLDTMATCEDM, encoded by the coding sequence ATGCGCGAAAACTGGATCACGTTCACTTCTCTGGCAGCCGGAATTGCCTTTGCCATCTGCCAGTACCTCATATTCATCTACGCCCCCGTCGAGCAGACCATGGGCATTGTGCAGAAGATCTTCTACTTCCACCTGCCGCTGGCATGGTGGTCGCTCTTCAGCTTCGCCGTGGTTTTTGTCGCTTCCATCATGTACCTGAAGAAGCGCACATGGTTCTGGGATAACCTTGCCGGTGCCTGCGCCGAAATCGGTGTACTTTTCAGCGGACTCGCCCTTGCCACAGGCATGGTCTGGGGCAAGCACAGCTGGGGGGTATGGTGGACATGGGACCCGCGCCTCACCACCACGCTCATCATGTGGTTCGTCTATGCGGGCTATCTCATCCTCCGTTCCATGGCCCTGTCGCGCGAACGTCGCGCAGTGGTCTGCGCAGTGCTCGGCATTGCCGCCTTTGTTGATGTTCCGCTGGTCTTTCTTTCCGCCCGCCTGTGGCGCTCCATCCACCCTGCGGTGTTCGCATCCAAGGGCGGCGGGCTGGAGCCGGAAATGAAGCTGACCGTTATTGCCTGCGTGCTGACCTTCGGCCTGTTCTGGCTGGCACTCACGGCAGTGCGCACGCGCCAGTCCGCCATGACGGACAGGCTCGACACCATGGCTACCTGTGAAGACATGTAA
- a CDS encoding ABC transporter ATP-binding protein: MLCKLDKVAKFYGTKLIIKDVTCTVEAGTVTILAGPNGAGKSTLLKIMAGLARPSAGAVECNAGDAGVGYVGHQTFIYPDLSAMENLSFWSSVHDLNIGENELLEALERVELKRFAFERAGTFSRGMAQRLNLARVFLLNPSLILLDEPGTGLDVRSMSILHNEIATARERGAGLVWISHSVAADLVRADNVLAIRDKRVDYYGPASGYTPEAVC, encoded by the coding sequence ATGCTCTGTAAGCTGGACAAGGTTGCCAAGTTCTATGGCACCAAGCTCATCATCAAGGATGTGACCTGCACGGTGGAAGCCGGAACGGTCACCATCCTTGCCGGACCCAACGGTGCGGGCAAATCCACCCTGCTCAAGATCATGGCCGGGCTTGCCCGGCCCAGTGCCGGCGCGGTTGAGTGCAACGCCGGTGACGCAGGTGTGGGCTATGTGGGACACCAGACCTTCATCTACCCTGATCTCTCGGCCATGGAGAATCTGTCCTTCTGGTCCTCGGTTCACGACCTGAACATCGGAGAGAACGAACTTCTTGAGGCACTGGAGCGGGTAGAACTGAAGCGCTTTGCCTTTGAACGGGCAGGCACCTTCTCGCGCGGCATGGCCCAGCGCCTGAACCTTGCCCGTGTATTCCTCCTCAACCCCTCGCTCATCCTGCTGGACGAGCCGGGAACGGGGCTGGATGTGCGCTCCATGTCCATTCTGCATAATGAAATTGCAACGGCGCGCGAACGCGGTGCCGGACTTGTGTGGATAAGCCACTCCGTGGCGGCCGACCTTGTCCGGGCTGACAATGTGCTCGCCATTCGTGACAAGCGAGTCGACTATTACGGTCCTGCCAGCGGTTACACGCCGGAGGCCGTATGCTGA
- the cbiM gene encoding cobalt transporter CbiM: MHISEGVLTPMVLAGSACLTVVGTAIGLKKMDYDNLVTVAILSAAFFVASLIHVPVGPTATHLVLNGLLGVILGWAAFPAILVALALQAILFQFGGLTTLGVNTLNMALPPVLCFYLFRPLLTRGTANRSVAAFACGAFAVGLSAVLTAGSLALSGDAFFHVAQVLLISTLPVMVIEGIVTASVVSFLAKVRPEVLAFSAPATAHHHADDAAAAADPAEASAR; encoded by the coding sequence ATGCACATTTCAGAAGGGGTTCTCACACCAATGGTACTTGCAGGCTCAGCCTGCCTCACAGTTGTGGGAACAGCCATCGGACTGAAAAAAATGGATTACGACAACCTTGTCACGGTTGCCATTCTTTCCGCCGCCTTCTTCGTCGCCTCCCTTATCCATGTGCCGGTCGGCCCCACGGCCACCCACCTTGTACTGAACGGTCTGCTCGGGGTCATTCTGGGCTGGGCCGCTTTTCCGGCCATTCTGGTGGCCCTTGCGCTGCAGGCAATTCTCTTCCAGTTCGGCGGGCTTACCACGCTAGGCGTGAACACGCTGAACATGGCACTGCCCCCCGTACTCTGTTTCTATCTGTTCCGCCCCCTGCTCACCCGCGGCACGGCCAACCGCTCTGTTGCCGCCTTTGCCTGCGGGGCCTTTGCAGTAGGTCTGTCAGCCGTTCTTACCGCAGGCTCCCTTGCCCTGTCCGGCGATGCATTCTTTCATGTGGCACAGGTGCTTCTCATCTCCACCCTGCCGGTCATGGTCATAGAGGGCATTGTCACCGCCTCGGTGGTATCCTTCCTTGCCAAGGTACGGCCGGAGGTTCTTGCCTTCTCCGCTCCTGCAACTGCGCATCATCACGCCGATGACGCGGCTGCCGCAGCAGACCCTGCTGAGGCTTCGGCCCGATAA
- a CDS encoding glycosyltransferase family 9 protein: MSRIGIWNTAFLGDAVLTLPLIRTVRAAYPDAEIDFYVRKGLRSLFTGQPELAEVYEYDKRGSQNGFLAAASMGRELASRNYSLWISAHTSLRSGIIARWTSARMRIGYSRPFFNQWFYTHTVDRRFPELEEIERLLQLVKPLGIEHVHDWPELVLPADALAAADAFWQERITGPVLGVHPGSVWGTKRWPAASYAEIVRRGVEAGAQVLVFAGPGEEHMAREVLDTCGVAALDKVIDLSAKLSLPVLAAYLGRLDCYVTNDSGPMHLAWAQKTPVTAIFGPTVQALGFYPRGKDSTVLEADVACRPCGLHGPQECPKEHFACMRQVTPDMVWKDVEGKLFRNAATI, encoded by the coding sequence ATGAGCCGTATAGGTATATGGAATACCGCTTTTCTGGGAGACGCGGTGCTGACCTTGCCGCTGATCCGCACCGTCCGGGCTGCCTATCCTGACGCGGAAATCGATTTCTACGTCCGCAAGGGGCTGCGTTCCCTGTTTACGGGGCAACCCGAACTTGCAGAAGTGTATGAGTATGACAAGCGCGGCAGCCAGAACGGTTTTCTCGCTGCCGCTTCCATGGGCCGCGAGCTTGCTTCGCGCAATTACTCGTTATGGATTTCTGCCCACACAAGCCTGCGCAGCGGCATTATTGCCCGCTGGACCAGCGCCCGTATGCGCATCGGCTACAGCCGTCCTTTTTTCAATCAATGGTTCTACACGCATACGGTGGACAGGCGTTTCCCCGAGCTTGAAGAAATTGAGCGCCTGCTGCAACTGGTGAAGCCCCTCGGCATAGAACATGTGCACGACTGGCCCGAGCTCGTGCTTCCGGCAGATGCGCTGGCAGCGGCAGATGCGTTCTGGCAGGAGCGGATAACCGGCCCCGTGCTCGGGGTGCATCCGGGGTCGGTGTGGGGAACCAAGCGCTGGCCTGCCGCATCTTATGCGGAAATAGTGCGACGCGGTGTGGAGGCAGGCGCACAGGTGCTGGTGTTTGCCGGACCCGGCGAAGAGCACATGGCGCGTGAAGTTCTGGATACCTGCGGAGTTGCTGCATTGGACAAGGTCATCGACCTTTCGGCCAAGCTTTCGCTGCCTGTTCTTGCGGCGTATCTCGGCCGTCTGGACTGCTACGTGACCAACGATTCCGGCCCCATGCATCTGGCATGGGCGCAAAAAACACCGGTGACGGCCATTTTCGGCCCCACGGTACAGGCGCTTGGCTTTTATCCGCGCGGCAAGGATTCCACCGTGCTGGAGGCAGATGTGGCCTGCCGTCCCTGTGGTCTGCATGGTCCGCAGGAATGCCCCAAGGAACATTTTGCCTGCATGCGGCAGGTAACACCGGATATGGTGTGGAAGGATGTGGAAGGCAAGCTCTTCCGTAATGCCGCAACGATCTGA
- a CDS encoding cytochrome c maturation protein CcmE, with protein MAKKNGKSVYLAALLLFLGGVGYLLFSGLSENSVYFLNVSEALAMPAEKLHSVRLFGTVKAEGIEDVPNGPGVSFLIEDKDNTSLEMRITYRGAVPDTFKPGVEVIVEGGLDASGKNFTAKTLMTKCPSKYQKENRQE; from the coding sequence GTGGCAAAAAAGAATGGTAAAAGCGTCTACCTTGCGGCGCTGCTTCTCTTCCTCGGCGGCGTTGGCTATCTGCTGTTTTCGGGGCTTTCCGAGAACAGTGTCTACTTCCTGAACGTATCCGAAGCGCTGGCAATGCCGGCCGAAAAACTGCACTCCGTACGGCTTTTCGGCACCGTTAAGGCAGAGGGCATTGAAGATGTTCCCAACGGCCCCGGTGTTTCCTTCCTCATCGAAGACAAGGACAATACGTCCCTCGAAATGCGCATAACCTACCGCGGAGCAGTGCCCGACACGTTCAAGCCCGGGGTTGAGGTCATTGTGGAGGGCGGTCTTGATGCGTCCGGCAAGAACTTCACCGCCAAGACGCTCATGACCAAATGTCCTTCCAAGTATCAGAAGGAAAACCGTCAGGAATAG
- a CDS encoding D-glycero-alpha-D-manno-heptose-1,7-bisphosphate 7-phosphatase codes for MPRIRNILLDRDGTVILDKHYQHDPAELEFESGAVEGLARLAGAGMRFFVLTNQSGIGRGYFSEQAMDACTRRLDEMLAAHGVVVTDTIYCPHAPEDTCRCRKPDTGMWEVLRERHGLLPEECVMIGDKIADVHFGLRAGLAASVLVLTGKGEKQARKLGLPDFESCPASRWMDTGNVEGGWPNCVARDLEGAAQWILESLHEPEA; via the coding sequence ATGCCCCGGATTCGCAATATCCTTCTTGACCGTGACGGCACGGTGATTCTCGACAAGCACTACCAACATGATCCGGCAGAACTCGAATTCGAGTCCGGTGCGGTTGAAGGGCTTGCGCGTCTTGCCGGAGCAGGCATGCGCTTTTTCGTTCTGACCAACCAGTCCGGCATTGGACGCGGCTATTTTTCCGAACAGGCCATGGATGCCTGTACCCGGAGGCTGGACGAAATGCTTGCCGCCCACGGCGTAGTAGTGACGGATACCATCTACTGCCCGCATGCGCCGGAAGATACCTGCCGTTGCCGCAAGCCTGATACGGGCATGTGGGAAGTGCTGCGCGAGAGGCACGGGCTGTTGCCGGAAGAATGCGTGATGATCGGTGACAAGATTGCCGATGTGCACTTCGGTCTCAGGGCCGGACTTGCCGCCTCGGTGCTTGTACTGACAGGCAAAGGCGAAAAGCAGGCCCGCAAGCTTGGCCTGCCGGATTTTGAGTCCTGCCCCGCATCACGGTGGATGGACACCGGCAATGTGGAAGGCGGATGGCCGAACTGTGTTGCCCGTGATCTTGAAGGGGCGGCGCAGTGGATACTTGAATCCCTGCATGAGCCGGAGGCGTAA
- the cbiQ gene encoding cobalt ECF transporter T component CbiQ gives MLEEPFSSGTSPMHRLDPRCKILAAVCSAIPTALMQHMESALAVLAISLLLMAMARPPAGPLMRRMALVNLFMALLWIFLPFSTPGTPLANFGPLTATAEGIRLAALITLKSNAIILTFIALIATSTVTATGSALSSLHVPDKLALLFLFTWRYIHVIAQEYERLCTAAKIRGFIPGTNMHTYRTYANLAAMVLVRSWDRAERVNSAMRLRGFSGTFRTLHEQRLHLQDIATALMITAPFAISFGYDLILRFGPLTVMP, from the coding sequence ATGCTAGAAGAGCCGTTTTCCTCGGGCACCAGCCCCATGCACAGACTTGACCCCCGATGCAAGATACTCGCAGCAGTCTGTTCCGCCATCCCCACCGCGCTAATGCAGCACATGGAAAGCGCCCTTGCGGTACTTGCCATCTCCCTGCTGCTCATGGCCATGGCCCGCCCTCCGGCAGGTCCGCTGATGCGACGCATGGCTCTGGTGAACCTGTTCATGGCCCTGCTGTGGATATTCCTGCCCTTTTCCACCCCCGGCACACCTCTGGCGAACTTCGGCCCCCTGACGGCCACTGCGGAAGGCATACGCCTTGCCGCGCTCATTACCCTCAAGTCAAACGCCATCATCCTCACCTTCATCGCGCTCATAGCCACGTCCACAGTCACTGCAACGGGTTCCGCCCTGTCGTCACTGCATGTTCCCGACAAGCTGGCCCTGCTCTTTCTCTTCACGTGGCGCTACATCCATGTCATTGCACAGGAGTATGAACGCCTGTGTACTGCGGCCAAAATCAGAGGTTTTATTCCGGGTACAAACATGCACACGTACAGAACCTATGCAAACCTTGCCGCCATGGTGCTCGTGCGGAGCTGGGACAGAGCCGAACGCGTAAACAGCGCCATGCGGCTGCGCGGTTTTTCAGGCACGTTCCGCACCCTGCACGAACAACGGCTGCATCTGCAGGACATTGCCACAGCACTCATGATTACAGCTCCCTTTGCCATCAGCTTCGGCTACGACCTCATCCTGCGCTTCGGCCCGCTCACGGTAATGCCATGA
- a CDS encoding heme lyase CcmF/NrfE family subunit, with protein sequence MHLLAYLLLVASLMFSVGFGLVAVMQIWQGRTLILPWMEKAHLMVTALMTVSCFILLWALVNYDFTNVYVASYTSLDLATFYRMTAFWAGQAGSLLFWAWSVAIFGVFFLTSDAYQSLSDGTKLWFWIIFLAVMAFFLLLLTAWSNPFKMVDPAPADGNGLNPLLQNPGMIFHPPLLFLGYGGFTIPGCLALAQALNGTYKQEGSWTEISRNFILIAWLTLTAGIILGGWWSYMELGWGGYWAWDPVENASLIPWLVASAFLHTSVIETRRNKLHRINIFLIALTSISAFFATYLVRSGVVDSLHAFGDGGVGTPLLIFIIVFTFISLLISIQYRHPDSRPLSDIASREGFLVIAAWVLMTLGVIILFATMWPVFSKFWSENPVGLEPAFYNRVCLPLFVILSALLMVCPWLGWKGGIRDTKKAAIVGAAFAAFAGVLYTQGFTMPMAIAGGATALAGIAGILLMFASEPAMRRNMRSIAAYGVHVGLALTVLGVAISGPYKAEAEGEIKVGETMQVGDYTFTYKKLHQGSERAYIFIQADLEVTKDGKFVGTMQPQRRLYHKFQRSAFSEAATIPSLGNELYGTLLGADETEAATLKLSVNPLVNWVWIGGTLMCLFPLLGLCSYRNRERREEDAL encoded by the coding sequence ATGCACCTTCTCGCGTATCTCTTGCTCGTGGCGTCACTCATGTTTTCCGTCGGCTTCGGCCTTGTGGCCGTCATGCAGATATGGCAGGGCCGCACCCTGATACTGCCGTGGATGGAAAAAGCCCATCTCATGGTCACCGCCCTGATGACCGTAAGCTGCTTCATCCTGCTCTGGGCGCTGGTGAACTACGATTTCACCAACGTCTATGTAGCCAGCTACACCAGCCTTGACCTCGCCACCTTCTACCGCATGACCGCCTTCTGGGCCGGACAGGCCGGTTCTCTACTTTTCTGGGCATGGTCAGTGGCCATTTTCGGCGTATTCTTCCTTACTTCAGACGCCTACCAGAGCCTTTCGGACGGCACCAAGCTGTGGTTCTGGATTATCTTCCTTGCCGTTATGGCCTTCTTCCTGCTGCTGCTCACCGCATGGAGCAACCCCTTCAAGATGGTTGACCCTGCCCCCGCAGACGGCAACGGCCTGAACCCCCTGCTGCAGAACCCGGGCATGATCTTCCACCCCCCGTTGCTGTTCCTCGGGTACGGCGGTTTCACCATTCCCGGCTGTCTTGCCCTTGCGCAGGCGCTGAACGGCACCTACAAGCAGGAAGGCTCGTGGACCGAAATTTCCCGCAACTTCATTCTCATCGCATGGCTCACCCTGACCGCAGGCATCATCCTCGGCGGCTGGTGGTCCTACATGGAACTCGGCTGGGGCGGTTACTGGGCATGGGACCCCGTTGAAAACGCATCGCTCATTCCCTGGCTCGTTGCATCCGCATTTCTGCATACCTCAGTTATCGAAACGCGCCGCAACAAACTGCACCGCATAAACATCTTCCTCATCGCGCTGACCAGCATCTCGGCATTCTTCGCCACCTATCTGGTCCGCAGCGGCGTGGTTGATTCGCTGCACGCCTTCGGCGACGGCGGTGTGGGCACCCCCCTGCTTATTTTCATCATAGTGTTCACCTTCATCAGCCTGCTGATCTCCATTCAGTACCGTCATCCTGATTCCCGTCCGCTGTCCGACATCGCAAGCCGCGAAGGCTTCCTTGTCATCGCCGCATGGGTACTGATGACGCTGGGCGTGATCATCCTCTTCGCCACCATGTGGCCCGTGTTCTCCAAGTTCTGGAGCGAGAATCCGGTCGGTCTGGAGCCCGCCTTCTACAACCGAGTATGTCTGCCGCTGTTCGTCATCCTCTCCGCCCTGCTCATGGTCTGTCCGTGGCTCGGCTGGAAGGGCGGCATCCGTGATACCAAGAAGGCCGCCATTGTCGGTGCCGCCTTTGCCGCCTTTGCAGGCGTTCTGTATACGCAGGGCTTCACCATGCCCATGGCCATTGCCGGTGGTGCCACCGCACTGGCAGGCATTGCGGGCATACTCCTGATGTTCGCCTCCGAACCTGCCATGCGCAGGAACATGCGCTCCATCGCCGCATACGGCGTACACGTGGGCCTTGCTCTGACCGTGCTCGGCGTGGCCATATCCGGCCCCTACAAGGCGGAAGCGGAAGGTGAGATCAAGGTCGGCGAAACCATGCAGGTTGGCGACTACACCTTCACCTACAAGAAATTGCATCAGGGCAGCGAACGCGCCTACATCTTCATTCAGGCTGACCTTGAAGTAACAAAGGACGGCAAGTTCGTCGGCACCATGCAGCCCCAGCGCCGCCTGTACCACAAGTTCCAGCGCAGCGCCTTCTCCGAAGCGGCCACCATTCCTTCGCTCGGCAACGAACTCTACGGCACCCTGCTCGGCGCCGACGAGACCGAAGCCGCAACCCTGAAGCTCAGCGTGAACCCGCTGGTGAACTGGGTATGGATAGGCGGCACGCTCATGTGTCTCTTCCCGCTGCTGGGCCTTTGCAGCTATCGCAACAGAGAACGCAGGGAAGAAGATGCTCTGTAA
- a CDS encoding energy-coupling factor ABC transporter ATP-binding protein, translated as MTHTPDCKHHTAAEIGLPLLRAENISYSYPGSATRALDNATITLFEGDRVALIGHNGSGKTTLLHTMMGLIKPSQGHVWYNGGIVTGEKGFQMLRREVGYLFQQSDDQLFSPTVIEDVAFGPLNLGMSPDEAREVALATLHSLGLHGFEDRVTHRLSGGEKKMVALASVLAMQPKVLLLDEPTNDLDPDTRARLIEHLNGLPITRCIISHDWDFLERTCSRFVTLRKGIVQDAEYVPHVHVHIHDGGNVDHKHEDNAS; from the coding sequence ATGACACATACTCCCGACTGCAAACATCACACGGCCGCAGAAATCGGCCTGCCTCTACTCCGTGCAGAAAATATAAGTTACTCCTATCCCGGCTCTGCCACGCGGGCGCTGGATAACGCCACCATCACCCTGTTTGAAGGGGATCGTGTTGCCTTGATAGGCCACAACGGCAGTGGCAAGACGACCCTGTTGCATACCATGATGGGCCTCATAAAACCATCGCAGGGGCATGTATGGTATAACGGCGGCATAGTGACCGGCGAAAAGGGCTTTCAAATGCTGCGCCGTGAGGTGGGATATCTTTTTCAGCAATCCGACGATCAGCTTTTCTCTCCCACCGTCATTGAAGACGTGGCCTTTGGCCCGCTCAATCTGGGCATGTCACCCGATGAAGCCCGTGAGGTTGCCCTTGCAACCCTGCACTCTCTGGGGTTGCATGGCTTCGAGGACCGCGTGACACACCGGCTTTCCGGCGGTGAAAAAAAGATGGTGGCCCTTGCCTCAGTGCTGGCTATGCAACCCAAGGTGCTGCTGCTCGACGAACCTACAAACGATCTTGATCCGGACACGCGTGCGCGCCTTATCGAGCACCTGAACGGGCTGCCCATTACCCGTTGCATCATCTCGCACGACTGGGATTTTCTGGAACGCACCTGCTCGCGCTTCGTCACGTTGCGCAAGGGTATTGTGCAGGATGCCGAATACGTGCCGCATGTTCACGTTCATATTCACGACGGCGGCAATGTAGACCACAAGCACGAGGATAACGCCTCCTGA